A genomic region of Haliaeetus albicilla chromosome 8, bHalAlb1.1, whole genome shotgun sequence contains the following coding sequences:
- the TMEM161A gene encoding transmembrane protein 161A, giving the protein MAVMGVQVVVSLLAASVMQKMAPHCSFARWLLCNGSLHRYKHPSDEELCALAGKQRPKAKRDRRMNGMTDDKPLSVPRDIDLRLDTSPITAVDALVLRYFLEYQWFVDFAVYSTAVYLFTEGYYCLADPQKETNIGVLWCLLTVIFSVKVFFMVMRHYFRSEEGGERSVCLTFAFFFLLLAMVALVIREDYLEFGLEPGLAGVSSNLESILKQRGWEWTLPLAKLAFKLGLVALCSFLGACLTFPGLRLAQTHLDALRMAADKPLTQVLLHMSFLAPVLVVVMWIKPISREFLLHAPMGKQTVQLMSDSAYNTARLWTIVGLCLLRLAVTRHHLQAYLGLAERWVEQMRKEAGRIAVLEIQRKIARIYCYVSVVSLQYLGPIILTLHCTLLLKTLGHHSWGLYPEPPPLPLAATAASPHPGGEDREDVRAAVEQITGVLGGIFTPLFLRGLFAFLTWWVAACQVVTSLFGLYFHQYLAAS; this is encoded by the exons ATG GCGGTGATGGGGGTGCAGGTGGTGGTGAGCCTTCTGGCAGCCAGCGTCATGCAGAAGATGGCCCCGCATTGCTCCTTCGCTCGCTGGCTGCTCTGCAATGGCAG CCTGCACCGCTACAAGCATCCCTCGGATGAGGAGCTCTGCGCCCTGGCAGGCAAGCAGCGTCCCAAGGCCAAGCGGGACAG GAGGATGAACGGCATGACGGATGACAAGCCCCTCTCTGTGCCCCGGGACATCGACCTCCGCCTGGACACCAGCCCCATCACTGCCGTGGATGCTCTCG TGCTGCGCTATTTCCTGGAGTACCAGTGGTTCGTGGATTTTGCCGTCTACTCCACTGCCGTGTACCTCTTCACCGAGGGCTACTACTGCCTGGCGGACCCCCAGAAGGAGACGAACATCGGGGTGCTCTGGTGCCTGCTGACGGTCATCTTCTCCGT CAAGGTCTTCTTCATGGTGATGCGCCATTACTTCCGCTCGGAGGAGGGGGGTGAGCGCTCTGTCTGCCTCACCTTCgccttcttcttcctcctcctcgccaTGGTGGCCCTGGTCATCCGTGAGGACTACCTGGAGTTCGGCCTCGAGCCCG GGCTGGCCGGTGTCAGCAGCAACCTGGAGAGCATCCTGAAGCAGCGGGGCTGGGAGTGGAC GTTGCCCCTCGCCAAGCTGGCCTTCAAGCTGGGGCTGGTGGCCCTGTGCTCCTTCTTGGGTGcctgcctgaccttcccggggCTACGCCTGGCCCAGACGCACCTCGACGCTCTCCGGATGGCGGCCGACAAGCCCCTGACCCA GGTCCTGCTCCACATGAGTTTCCTGGCACCTGTCCTCGTGGTGGTGATGTGGATCAAGCCCATCTCGCGGGAATTCCTGCTCCACGCACCCATGGGCAAGCAGACGGTGCAGCT CATGTCGGACTCTGCCTACAACACCGCGCGCCTCTGGACCATCGTCGGCCTCTGCCTGTTGCGCCTGGCCGTCACCCGCCATCACCTCCAGGCGTACCTGGGCCTGGCCGAGCGCTGGGTGGAGCAGATGAGGAAGGAAGCCGGGCGCATCGCTGTCCTGGAGATCCAGCGCAAG ATCGCGAGGATTTACTGCTACGTCTCCGTGGTCAGCCTGCAGTACCTGGGACCCATCATCCTCACCCTCCACTGCACGCTGCTACTCAAGACGCTGG GGCACCACTCATGGGGGCTGTACCCggagccccctcccctccccctggCAGCAACTGCAGCATCGCCGCATCCCGGCGGCGAGGACAGGGAGGACGTGCGTGCCGCAGTGGAGCAGATCACGGGCGTTTTGGGTGGCATCTTCACCCCCCTCTTCTTGCGCGGACTCTTCGCCTTCCTCACCTGGTGGGTGGCCGCCTGCCAGGTCGTCACCAGCCTCTTCGGCCTCTACTTCCACCAGTACCTGGCAGCCTCCTGA